The nucleotide window GGTTTGTGTTCTTTTAATCAGAACAGGTATTACCTTTTCATGCTGTAAAATCTGGACTGAATAGCaatacctttatttttttaagaataggaatatttcaaaaacaaacaacaaaaaagtttGTACTCAGTATCATATTGTCTATGTTTGCACAATTTGCTAATTCTGTACTATGtaccattttattttcacatgctTACTTTGGAAACAAATCTGTCATGTGTTTTTATCTGTATATTTTTATACGCAatagaaaaattaaactttacAGAAGTAATGTGTACACTAGGCCAttcaagaattatttttttattaacttaCACTTATCATAGTTGAGGTAGTGTTTTGTAAagattatatttattataatttctCTTAGCACTGTTTCTGCTAGTGGGAAATTTTTGGTGAATAtatatcttttaaatatttttccttgaacAGATAAACAGGAAGTATCTTTATACTTTCATTTGCTTATGGTTATGTTTCAATGACgtttaagaaaatgaaagttaACACTAATAAATGAAGTGGAATCCTTTGTTGGGTTGACATTTAAATCAGTGAACGGTGACAGTATGGTGATTTTCTTCTGCtacacttaaaaattaaaattcaagaCCAATAGTCGTGTTGGTCTTGATCTAAGTTTGAGTTGATTGCTGAATGCAAACCCAAAGGGACAGCCTTGACTCTGGTGTATTTTTCTATTGCAGTGCTTCATTTGGATTTGGAAATCTGGATGAAAGTTCCCTGGTCCAGAAAAGTGGTAGTGACCTTAGTGCAGAGGACAGAGAACTACTGACAACTTATCATCATAGTTTTGATGATGAAAAAGTGGATCTGGATCTGATAATGCACTTACTTCACAGCATCTGTCATAGTTGTGATGCAGGTAGGTAAATACCTAACCAGTTGTTGTGGATTCAGCTTCTGATGAATCATGCTCTTTTTTTAGCAATCCTCGAAAGTTAAAACCTTCTGAGTGCTAGTCTGCATGGCATTGACATGtatttgaattttctgtttaaCTTTGCAAAACCACTTCCTTTTTTAGGAGCAGTTTTAATATTTCTTCCTGGGTATGATGAGATAGTGAGCCTGAGGGACCGCATTCTTTTTGATGACAAGAGATTTGCTGATAATGCTCACAGGTAAAACCTTTAGTCACTATGGCTTTTCATTGCTTCTGTTACGGATccttaaaatgttcttttgacTTGCATTAGATACCAAGTTTTCATGCTTCATTCAAGTGTACAGACTTTGGATCAGAAGAAAGTGCTTGAAACTCCACCTTCTGGCATCCGCAAAATTGTAAGTATTAGAGGACTTTGTCAGATGCTACAATGATCtgttttgctgttgcttttaCAGTTACTAtagttttggtggttttggttttttttctttgcagattcTTTCTACTAATATTGCAGAAACCAGCATAACAGTCAATGATGTGGTGTTTGTCATTGACTCAGGCAAGGTGAAAGAGGTATGACTGCCTTAAGTTTTCCTAGTGCGATTATAAAACACAGTGCATAAGttttggagaaattttttttttttttactttgcagtaaagtgaaaaaaagcttttactaGCTGAAAGCTAGTGCCTGTCAGGCAACAGTCCTCACTGAAAAGTTTCGACATCATTTGTTTTAAGACAAATACTATAAATAGCTAGCTGTCTAAAAAACTTTGTAAAAGCTAATATAGGTTGATGTATTAATGTATCTTTCTCTTTTGCCATTTAGTATTTCTGttggatttttaaaacaagTCCTCAGTTTAGACCACCACCTTTCTGAGACTTAGAGAGCACTGGGAATTCTTTTTGTCCTGCTATTGTATCAAGTCCAAAAATAATCCCTTAAATTTTTAAGCAGTTTTTTGGTGTGTTCAGTTTCCATTCCTAATTACTTGTTCAAGAAAAGTGAGATTGCATAATGAGGCAATTTAAGACCTGGTGTATggctttgaaaattaaattggaTTTCATAGACAACATGCACAACAAATTTCTGAAGTTCTCATGAAACAAACTTCTTTTGTAATTTTACATCAATCTAAGAAAATAGGTAATTTCCGAGtgatataaaaaggaaaactttatttggtataataatatatttttgctTGCTTTGTGATATCTCAGAACACAGATCTGACATTCCTTTTACTGACTTGCAATTACCTATTGACtagaaaatgtttaatttcaaaaaCTGTGTAGCACTAAGATACTACAAAGGTGATACCATCATAAATTCATTTGAAACTGAGAAGATATCTTTGTGCCAGAAGCTGCTGTGTATATTactatttcatattttttggAAACCTTCTGTTGGTAATCTAAGTAACTCGTAACTTTTATTTCATGTACCCTATTGAGTTTTCAGTTTATattcctttctttgtttttctagaAGTTTTTTGATGCACTGAATCGTGTTACAATGCTAAAAATGGGATGGATTTCAAAAGCCAGTGCTATCCAGAGAAAAGGCAGGTAATGAAAGCCTCATACTGGTTTCCATTTTGCAGATACCACAGTCCTTTATGTTTAGAATATAGCACCCCACATAGTAACTGTTTCTAGCCTAGTCCAGTGTCGAGTGTTGGATAATGGCCAACACTCATTCGCTGCAGACGAGTAGGGATCAGTATGTATTTACTTGGAATTGTTTCCCAAGTTGTAAAAGTGATGCTCAGGCATTTCCCAAAGGTCTAGGTTGTTTTCCCCCTATTAATTTgttctccttcctctttctcccaTGTAGCACCAGCAGTCACAGTGCCCACGTCTTCTCTGTGGGCAGAGAACTGCCTATATCACTTTCTCCAAGCTATCCATGACTTAACAGGCCATCATTATATTCTTCCCAACACTGTGGATGGGGGCCCAGAAGTTTATGTAGGAACAAATGCCTGTTTAATCAATCAGTCAATCACATTGGCATTAAGCTGCACGTATACACATATATGCATATGAATGAGAGAATTTGCTGTCTCTCGTTCACTCACAAGTTATTTAATCTTTAGTCTACCTTTTACTCCAAGGGTCCCTTCTGTTTGGGGGATGCGAGGAGAAGAAATGAAGTTTGCAACTGATTCCTTACAACGAAGGATGATTGAGATTTGGACTAGTCTTACGTtagcaaaaaacccacagcactTTACATTAGATAAaccttgtttttcttcctccagaTTTCTCAGTGTTGGGTtaaaatttcagtaaaaaatTGCTACACACTCAAAAATAATCCATGATTGGAAAACTCTCACTTTGCTTGTGACTTACAACACTTTCTTATAGAACTGCTTCTACTTTTCCAGAAACTCTGAGTTTCTGTGTCTGTTTGttggcttttggttttgtttttagaaagaaatcCTAATTTTCAcaatttcctgtattttattttcaagggCTGGGCGCTGTCAGCCTGGAGTCTGTTTTCGTCTCTTCAGCAGGCTTCGATTTCAGAATATGTTGGAATTTCAGTCTCCAGAACTTCTAAGAATGCCACTTCAGGTGCATGTTCATTTAGAAAttataactttaaaaaatagaatGTCATCAAACCATACTATTAATTGCAATATGTGTTTGAGGTTGTTTCCAAATCTTGGTAATCTTTTTTGTTCTGCCTTTTAACTTGCAGGAGATTTGTTTGTACACAAAACTTCTGGCTCCAATTAATTGTCCAGTTGTAGACTTTCTCATGAAAGCTCCTGATCCTCCGCCTGCTGTAACTGTGAGAAATGCTGTGCACATGCTTAAGGTCAGAAAAGGAATAGTTTTAGACAGTAATTGTGTTTGATCCCAAATTTGTGGTGTAGCAGTCTATCTTACTGACTTCAGTTTGTACTGAAGCTGTTTTTAATTACTTAAAGatgttttgaatttttgttgattgtctgttttcattttgtgtgtgGGGATGTTGTTTTCCAtgtcaaggaaaaaaagtgcttcAAAGTCTTGTCTCTCTTAATAGTTTGACTTGCTTTTTTAGTGTTGGAAACAAGTCTAGTTAATGTCCACTATTCacatcttttctgttttcactgtAAATTGATTTTGTTCACTGTACCTGTCCCCctctctgtttgtttgtttgtttataaaCAGACCATAGATGCCATGGACCCTTGGGAAGATCTCACTGAGCTTGGTTATCACCTCACTGAATTACCTGTAGAGCCACACCTTGGTAAAATGGTGTTGTATGCTGTAGTTCTGAAGTGCCTGGATCCTGTTCTGACCATTGCCTGTGCTCTTGCCTGCCAAGACCCTTTTGTGCTGCCCACGCTGGCCTCCCAAAAGCGCGCAGCCATGCTGTGCAGGAAGCGTTTTGCTGCCGGGACGTTCAGTGACCACAtggccctgctcagggctttCCAGGTAGTACTTCATTTCAGAGAGTACAAATCACAGTAGATCTCCTAATGAGGGCAAATACTGTAGCAGTCTACTTGGATGTAGAGTGATGGACTGAGATTAAGTCCTTGGAGAAGACTTTATTTTTGCTTAGTGCCTTTGCTGTGTATTGGACTCATAAATTTGTGAGGGAACACTTTTTGTAGTATGTTTTGTTGATATTTTCAAACCTTACAAAACTCTGAATGTTCCAACAATGTGCCTCTTTACATCCTACTAACTTTGCATCCTACTGAACTTCAAATCATGATCTTAATGTAATGATCTTTATTGATTTAACTTGACATAATCATCATTGCAGTGAACACGTAAAGACAACCTAATTcttgaacagaaaaaataatctggttTGATACATTAACTTTTAGAGTGGGTTTTGCGTTTATTTTATTGACATAATTgtaatcttttttaaaaatgcagtttttactTTTAGACTATCAAATTAGTAGgcaaatgtaaaaatgttttcaggcaTGGCAGAAGGCACGCAGTGATGGCTGGGAGAGAGCCTTCTGTGATAAGAACTTCCTGTCCCAAGCTACAATGGAAATCATTGTAGGAATGAGAACACAGGTGCTTGGTCAGCTTAGAGCCTCAGGTAAAGGACTtggaaaatttttaattaactgTTTAAAGTTTAAATGTTGTTTTAAAGTCAAGCATATAGAAATTGTAACAAAAATCATGTTCACTGGTGTAATTTTCCGTACTTAATTTGAAATAAACCTTCATGTACACATTCATGCAGGGTATGGTGTAGATGAGGAAGTGTGCTCATCTAACTGAAAAACCTTCATCTCCACATGCCACTGCATTTCatgttttaataaattattccCATAGGAAATGTCTTTGTCTTGTAGAAAACAGTGATATTCTGTGTTAGTATGAAACCCCTTATCAGGAAGGATTTCAGTGTAGTGGTTTCTTCTTGGTGCTCTTAAGGTTGGCAGTGCAACAGGTTGAAAAATGCAACCAATACGTTGTTTATTTCACCTTTAGTTTCTAACTCCTTTTGCGAACCAAACACAAGCTAACATGGCActgttttgtcttgtttttttgTCAGGTTTTGTGAGAGCCAGAGGAGGAGCTGATATTAGAGATGTTAATACTAACTCTGAGAACTGGGCTGTAATTAAAGCTGCCTTAGTGGCTGGCATGTATCCCAATCTTGTGCATGTAGACAGAGAAAGCCTGGTGTTGACTGAaccaaaggagaagaaagtTAGATTTCATCCTACCTCTGTTCTTGGTCAATCTCAGTATAAAAAGGTAAAATCACTTTGAATTCATAGTTAAGAAAAAGAGCGCTAAAATCTATTATGTGTTTTAGAATTGTCTTTTCCTAGTTGTCAGTGCTTTAAAAGCAGTATGGGCATTTAACACTACAGCTTTGGAAAATTCTGTTCTACCCAACTGATAGAATTGGAGTTGATTcatttttccagtgtttcagTTAGTCCTTTCTCTAAATTGAACAAGGCAAATTGGCAAAAAACCTGTCCCAGGTAGAAGattgttttaaagaaagaatgATCCCTACTCTTAAAAGCAAGAAGTTCTTCtctgaaactttttttaaacatttctttttaaagcaaaatattttattttatcatggTAGGATAATTTGTGAATCTGGTTGAATTCTCTCACgcttttttatttgcatgtatatttttaaatgtatataattatacatgtatttatttcttaaaagatAGAATGATGGAATGGTTTgcgttggaagggaccttaaagcttaGGTCACTCCAACCcgctgccacaggcagggatgccttccactagtccaggttgctcagagccccacccagcctggccttgaacactgccaggttGAGGCATCCACTATGTCTCTGgataaaatgagaaatatgCTAAAATTTACATTAATTACAGGTGGAGGGTATAATAGCCTAGTCTTATTTGCTCTTGCACAGATTGCCCCAGCAAATGGACAAGCTGCAGCCATCCAGGCCCTCCCTACAGACTGGCTGATATATGATGAAATGACGAGAGCTCACAAGACAGCAAACATCAGGTGCTGCTCTGTTGTGACACCTGTCACCGTGTCCCTCTTCTGTGGACCAGCCAGGCTGCCAAGTAACACCTTGCAGGCATCTTCATCCTTTCGAGGTACACTGGAGTCTGGATTTGGAGGGTTTCCACTGGTATACATTAGTGTGTGACATGGAAAGCTTATTTTTCAGTAATATTTAAAACGTATATTGGCTGATTCTGTAAACAACAGTGGTATAATTCCTGTAGCTATTCAGGAAAAGTTTGTAAGTTCTGTAACAAATCTCTCAGTTTTGGAATTCCTTACATATTCAAGTCCATAAATTACACAGTTCTGGGGGTCTCAGAAATTACAGTATAGATTGTAAGGAAAGAATGCAGCCACAATGTCCAATGATAATAAGGATATTGAGATGTGTAGTATGTATGTTCTTTTTCTACAGACTACTTTATTTGACACATTGAACCCGATTATTCAAACTgaataatttagaaataatCGAAATGACAAACAAGTCATGTTGCTTCTAGCTGAAGCACACTCATTTTCAAGATATGTTCTACTGATAATTTTTTATGTCAATTAACTGTACCATTAATTGTAAGTAATAGAGAATATatagaaatttccttttttttttcatatttaaattgaGTCCTGTTGGATTGGAAGCCAAAATAACTGCTGCTAGTTCTCATAGTTGGAATCAAACTAAAAGTCCAGCTTATATCTGAAGCTTTCCTGTCTTGCTTTTAAACTGTTAACCTTAGAGTAGTGTTCATGCTGATTTAATTGTTCTTTAGAAAAATAAGGATTCCTAATCAATAGCCATATGtattatatgtatatttttcttACTGTGTCTTTAAATCTGCTGTTTTACTAAGAAATAGAGCCATGTGTGCTTTTGCAAACAGCTTTAGGCAAAAGTTGGATAGTGGCTTGTGAATACTGGTGAAGGTACATAAGTTGAGTCAGATTGTATCAGTACAGGTTTTTACATAGTAGGACCTTCAGCAGATCTGGCTACTTGATTGCTGCTATCTGGAGCAAAGACTTTTCAGTGTATTTGCAGAAAAGAAGAGGTAGTTTTAcaaatgtttacattttaaagtcaattttagaaggaaaaatattattgcTGGTAATACGgtagtgtttgtttttttgtatATAAGTAGAAATAATATAGAAATGCTAATCCACCATTTGTCTTTAATTCAGGGGGAGGGGTATCTAATGATAGCAGTGACAGTGAGATGGAGGACAAAACAACTGCTAATCTGGCACTACTGAAGCTGGACGAATGGCTCCACCTCAAACTGGACCCTGAAGTAAGTAAGAAATCACTCCTACGTTTGATTCATGTAGAAGAATTATAAAAAGATTTGAAAAGGTTTTTGAGTAGCCAAGAATTTTCTCTTAAGAATGTCATGGTCCATTTGGGTTTCTCAAACTGTGTACTCAGTGATTAAACTTTTACTTCATGAGCTCATCAAGAATTAAAGGGCTTCAATCCCCTTTGGCACAGAGTTGTCTGTTCTGTGAATTTGTGTATTCAACATCCAAGTTGCAGTGTTTCCTAACCTATTACCCATACCTTTGAATTCTTTTACCTGtgagcaaaaagaaagaaaataattagtcACTTAAGTCAACAGTGAGAGAGCTCATCCCTCTTCCTCCATCTTGATGTGGGTGTCCTGTCTATCACACGAGGGAGCAGGAAAGCCTCAGTAGTGCAGATGCTGTTGGATCTCCTTCAAAAACTTTCTCTGCAGTATGATGTTTAATATGTCTGAGCTTGGCAGTTTTGTCCCTTTTCGCAAGTCAGCAGATTCTGAAGAGACTGCCAGACTGCAAGCTGCAGGTGACAGTGGCTGCATAAGGGCCCTTCTGCTCCTTCTGGcctcctgtcctgcctgcaTGGTGCTCCATCAGGCCTTAGCAGGAGCTGGGATAGCCAGAATCTGAACAGGAGCTGAGAGAACAGTCACATTGGCATATTGTGTTCTTCTTTCTGTGTGAGCATAACCAAAATCGGATCAAAAAAGGAGCACTTGAAGCTGGAATTGCTGAAAGAAAGTTGCTGTCAGATTTTGGAAGGATAAATGTAAACCTCTTGGAAATTGAAGTCTTTATGTCATTGCGGGGCTGTGGCTATGGTAGGAGGTAGTTTATGGGTCATGAAGCACACAACTTTACCAGCTCTAATAATAGTGCTGTTTCTCCTAGACATGTCCAAAAGAGTgattttctaaaatttattttaatgggaGCATTTCTCATAACCTGGGATTTAGACTATAGTCTTCTGAATTTAGTCATCACATTTGAGCAGATGTCTGTGTAAGAAAAATATCACTTAGAGCTCTTTTCCCTTGAGTATGACTGAAGAGTGTGTGAGTAGAGATTGATTTGAGAGGAAGGGCATAAAGCATGAAAGGATTGAGTTGTCTTGAAagataaaatgtgaaaaaaaagtgTGGATTTACAGTACAAAGCTAAGTTTAGTACAGAgctaaataaaatgtttcaacAATTACCTTGCacccaagaaaaagaaagtaaattaaTGTCTTAGTTTAAATATGGATTATTTCCCTTCCCCAAGACCTTGGTCATGCCTTGCATTTTGGGCCCTGTTTATATTAGAATGCCAGGTGCTGCCTGATAGGAAAAAGATAGGGTCCTCTTACCTGTCTAATGTAATTTTCATCAGCATTTAACAGAAATGGAATTCATTACAGGCTGCTGGTATGCTGTTGCAACTCAGGCAGAAGTGGCACAGTTTGTTCCTGCGTCGTATGCGAGCTCCTTCTAAACCGTGGTCTCAGGTTGATGAAACAACTGTAAGAGCAATTACAGCTGTTCTGAGTGCTGAAGAGCAGTCTGCAGGTCTGCAGCAGCCTTCAGGAATCGGCCAGAGACCAAGACCTGTGACGTGTGAAGAACTTCCTTTGGCATCTACATGGAAGTCAACcaacagcagaaaaagctcAACAGAAACTGAATTGTCTGACTCCTCTAGTGCTGAAAAGTAAGATGTTGAGGTCTTCTGCTCACTGTAGGTTGCAAATTATGTATACATTCGTCACTTAAATTTCTGCTAGTAATAAGGAGGTGGAAACACTGGAAATACAGTTGGAAGGTTATACTGTTGTATTGTTGTATGCTGCATTGTAATCCCATAAAGAAGTATTTCATACCTGGGCCTGCTGTTTGAGAGAGCAGTCAGGAATACTGTCCACGTATTGTGCTCTTTGAGAAGTAGCAGAAGAGGTTTAATAGTAACATTAAAAAGCAGTGCATGATGGATTTTTTAGTTAGGGTTTAATAGATTTTGTAGTTGCTGTAATACATGTGGTCATGCAGTAGGCTGACAGATTGATGTAAATTGTTCAGTGACTGCTTGTAAAACTCAAGGTATGTCTTTTTAGGGCTTCAGTGAAATCTACATCTCCTGCACTCCAACAGCCAAAGAAGtacaaagaaaaagacattttgctCTCCAAACGATCCTCAGATGACAGATCAGCTCAGTCCTCAGTGAAGACTGCTGACAGCAGTAGCTATTCCAGCCCCTGTGCTAGTCCTTCTTCTCCAGTGTCTGGAAAGGTAGAGTTCTCTAACATTTCACCCTGCTCTTCAAAAGTAATAAAATTTCTTGCTGATATCATTCTGCAGTTATTTTACTGATAAATTAGGAACGTAACTTAACTTTTCATTTATAACAGCTGCATAATACTTCCTTCTGGAACTTAAAATCTAGACTAAATATCCTGTTTCAGTAGTTTAATacagtaaaaattatttgtggACTGCTGAGGTAAAGCTatccaaagcagaaaaaatgatattttaaaaaaacaccttgTTCtattaaatgtgtattttttttttccaagtaaatTAGTATATTATACACACACTTCTGAAGTTTTTGGATTCTgcctttctctgtttctgtaaTAGCATACATTGATACTGATTCTGTGTTATCTGCCTTACTATGActgcttggggtttttgtgaTGGTTATTTTAACAAAGCACACATTTGTAATGAGATTATTGTCATATTTGTCCCTATGTATTTGAATAGTAGACTGCAATAACACTAAAGAGATCATTGAGAGGAAACTTCATGGACTCATCAGAGGATTTAGTAATTCCTCTTGAATCAGCTTTTAAATTAAGACAgtgtaaaaggaagaaaacatgtTTCCTGAATGTAGAAATGTGAGTGGTGTGCTGTAGGCTGCACTCTTGGATGATTAATTTTGGTGTCATCTCAAGGTGTGTCAGACTTAAACCAATTATAAATAATCACTAGACTTTTTAATCCTATTCTGCTCTACTTGTTTTCCGCCCCTCATGGATGAATTACTATTTTGAAAAGggctttaaaaatgtaaaatagatGTGAAATACATTTCAAAGCCATTTCAGACAGGACCAGCTGATAGATTTTATGTTTCTTCTAAAActtggaggaggaagggaggagcaCAGTCGAGGGATTTCTGTCCTCATGTGTGTGAAACTTCAGAAATAGAGCctggtgttttgtatttataaatttaatttatttcttccagGGTTGCAAATCTCCTTCACCAAGACAAAATATGCCAGTTCGGTACTTTATAATGAAAAGTAGCAACTTGCAAAACATTGATATTTCTCAACAAAAGGGAATATGGTCCACTACACCAAGTAATGAACGGAAACTGAATGGAGCCTTTTGGGAGAGCAGCATGGTTTacttaatattttctgttcaaGGGTCTGGATGCTTTCAGGTGAGTCTTAATCTTAAGCTAACTATTAGCAGTGCTTGATGGTTTAGGAGGATGCAGCAAATGACTGTGTGTAATGTAGACAGCTTTGCTTAAGGCTTCTGATTTTCTGAGAAGCAGAGCAATGTGCAAATGTCTGTGCTTGCTGAAGAAAGAGTATTTCATTCTCTGACATATGCTTGTCCCTCAAAAGCTGAGATGGAATTTTCTCCAAA belongs to Haemorhous mexicanus isolate bHaeMex1 chromosome Z, bHaeMex1.pri, whole genome shotgun sequence and includes:
- the LOC132341931 gene encoding 3'-5' RNA helicase YTHDC2-like isoform X1, which gives rise to MSRHRRVPRRQPGGATGGSVAAAAVRARAEALREVAVDEEVEMAVQLALERFRSGDETEMEFPSSFTSSERAFVHRLCQSLGLVSKSKGKGANRYLTVRKKDVSEAHAAMTCDLALRTKHAIRSLIQSFPVTNKERTELLPRTGRGHACAVESENKEVNKTSGRLNDGIPQVPVKRGESEFDSFRQSLPVLEKQEEIVQIIKDNKIVLIIGETGSGKTTQIPQFILDDCYKNGTPCRVFCTQPRRLAAVAVAERVAAERREKIGQTIGYQIRLESRVSPKTLVTFCTNDMLLRTLMAGDSTLSTVTHVIVDEVHERDRFSDFLLIKLRDVLQNHNNLKLIISSAALDANLFIRYFGSCPVIHIQGRPFEVKEMFLEDILRSTGYTNKEMVKYKKEKQQEEKQKSTLAEWCSAQENTNRLTSRRQKSVPRTNEEYKWLDEGGDTVFNQLTEKDVNCLEPWIVKEMDSCLSDIWLHKDIDSFAQVLNLILTENVSVDYRHSETGATALMISSGRGFLSQVEQLISMGASIHCKSSNGWMAVDWARHFGQTEVVDLLESYSASFGFGNLDESSLVQKSGSDLSAEDRELLTTYHHSFDDEKVDLDLIMHLLHSICHSCDAGAVLIFLPGYDEIVSLRDRILFDDKRFADNAHRYQVFMLHSSVQTLDQKKVLETPPSGIRKIILSTNIAETSITVNDVVFVIDSGKVKEKFFDALNRVTMLKMGWISKASAIQRKGRAGRCQPGVCFRLFSRLRFQNMLEFQSPELLRMPLQEICLYTKLLAPINCPVVDFLMKAPDPPPAVTVRNAVHMLKTIDAMDPWEDLTELGYHLTELPVEPHLGKMVLYAVVLKCLDPVLTIACALACQDPFVLPTLASQKRAAMLCRKRFAAGTFSDHMALLRAFQAWQKARSDGWERAFCDKNFLSQATMEIIVGMRTQVLGQLRASGFVRARGGADIRDVNTNSENWAVIKAALVAGMYPNLVHVDRESLVLTEPKEKKVRFHPTSVLGQSQYKKIAPANGQAAAIQALPTDWLIYDEMTRAHKTANIRCCSVVTPVTVSLFCGPARLPSNTLQASSSFRGGGVSNDSSDSEMEDKTTANLALLKLDEWLHLKLDPEAAGMLLQLRQKWHSLFLRRMRAPSKPWSQVDETTVRAITAVLSAEEQSAGLQQPSGIGQRPRPVTCEELPLASTWKSTNSRKSSTETELSDSSSAEKASVKSTSPALQQPKKYKEKDILLSKRSSDDRSAQSSVKTADSSSYSSPCASPSSPVSGKGCKSPSPRQNMPVRYFIMKSSNLQNIDISQQKGIWSTTPSNERKLNGAFWESSMVYLIFSVQGSGCFQGFARMGSAIGCEKSQDWGSAGFGGVFKVDWIRKESIPFQFAHHLLNPWNDSKKVQISRDGQELEPQVGEQLLQLWDRIPLAGKKLTEHAK
- the LOC132341931 gene encoding 3'-5' RNA helicase YTHDC2-like isoform X2, encoding MFSLTLVSPKTLVTFCTNDMLLRTLMAGDSTLSTVTHVIVDEVHERDRFSDFLLIKLRDVLQNHNNLKLIISSAALDANLFIRYFGSCPVIHIQGRPFEVKEMFLEDILRSTGYTNKEMVKYKKEKQQEEKQKSTLAEWCSAQENTNRLTSRRQKSVPRTNEEYKWLDEGGDTVFNQLTEKDVNCLEPWIVKEMDSCLSDIWLHKDIDSFAQVLNLILTENVSVDYRHSETGATALMISSGRGFLSQVEQLISMGASIHCKSSNGWMAVDWARHFGQTEVVDLLESYSASFGFGNLDESSLVQKSGSDLSAEDRELLTTYHHSFDDEKVDLDLIMHLLHSICHSCDAGAVLIFLPGYDEIVSLRDRILFDDKRFADNAHRYQVFMLHSSVQTLDQKKVLETPPSGIRKIILSTNIAETSITVNDVVFVIDSGKVKEKFFDALNRVTMLKMGWISKASAIQRKGRAGRCQPGVCFRLFSRLRFQNMLEFQSPELLRMPLQEICLYTKLLAPINCPVVDFLMKAPDPPPAVTVRNAVHMLKTIDAMDPWEDLTELGYHLTELPVEPHLGKMVLYAVVLKCLDPVLTIACALACQDPFVLPTLASQKRAAMLCRKRFAAGTFSDHMALLRAFQAWQKARSDGWERAFCDKNFLSQATMEIIVGMRTQVLGQLRASGFVRARGGADIRDVNTNSENWAVIKAALVAGMYPNLVHVDRESLVLTEPKEKKVRFHPTSVLGQSQYKKIAPANGQAAAIQALPTDWLIYDEMTRAHKTANIRCCSVVTPVTVSLFCGPARLPSNTLQASSSFRGGGVSNDSSDSEMEDKTTANLALLKLDEWLHLKLDPEAAGMLLQLRQKWHSLFLRRMRAPSKPWSQVDETTVRAITAVLSAEEQSAGLQQPSGIGQRPRPVTCEELPLASTWKSTNSRKSSTETELSDSSSAEKASVKSTSPALQQPKKYKEKDILLSKRSSDDRSAQSSVKTADSSSYSSPCASPSSPVSGKGCKSPSPRQNMPVRYFIMKSSNLQNIDISQQKGIWSTTPSNERKLNGAFWESSMVYLIFSVQGSGCFQGFARMGSAIGCEKSQDWGSAGFGGVFKVDWIRKESIPFQFAHHLLNPWNDSKKVQISRDGQELEPQVGEQLLQLWDRIPLAGKKLTEHAK